In Plutella xylostella chromosome 4, ilPluXylo3.1, whole genome shotgun sequence, a genomic segment contains:
- the LOC125490273 gene encoding succinate--hydroxymethylglutarate CoA-transferase — translation MVVFRSIIFRVLKSECLRRCSYSTAPNPGLLSDINVLDFTRVIAGPFCTMTLGDLGANVIKVESLDGDEARKWGPPFIKESTDAYYFLSVNRNKKSVCIDLKSQEGKKVFHDLAKKCDVMVENFVPGKLDELEVGYETLSRLNPQLIYCAITGFGPTGPYAKKPGYDVIAAAMGGLINLTGHPEGEPVKGAVPLTDICTGLHAYGAILTALYHRQKTGKGQRIDCNLLSTQINVLINLATTYLNCGIEGQRWGTAHASIVPYQAFKTKDGYLVLGTGSNAQFKDLCKLINREDLVDDARFKTNSDRVANRVELIKIISDIIVTKTKKEWSDIFHKASFPNGPVNTLREVFEDEHVKEIGLVKELAHPLAGVVRVAGPPTTYSEGGNEVRTAPPLLGQHTREILSEFLGYGSKRIDDLYSNKVVR, via the exons ATGGTCGTGTTTAGGTCGATAATTTTTCGCGTTTTAAAGTCGGAATGTTTGAGAAGGTGTTCATATTCCACGGCGCCTAATCCTGGGCTGCTTAGTGACATCAACGTTCTAGACTTCACTAGGGTAATAGCTGGGCCATTCTGCACGATGACCCTGGGTGACCTGGGAGCAAATGTGATCAAAGTGGAGAGTCTGGATGGAGATGAAGCCAGGAAGTGGGGCCCGCCCTTCATCAAGGAATCCACAGATGCTTATTACTTCCTGTCTGTGAACAGAAACAAGAAGAGTGTGTGCATTGATCTCAAGAGTCAAGAAG GTAAAAAAGTGTTCCATGACTTGGCGAAAAAGTGTGATGTGATGGTGGAGAACTTTGTGCCAGGGAAACTGGATGAGCTTGAGGTCGGCTACGAGACACTGAGCCGGCTCAACCCGCAGCTCATATACTGTGCCATCACAGGGTTCGGACCCACTGGACCATATGCCAAGAAACCTGG ATATGATGTAATTGCTGCTGCCATGGGGGGCTTGATCAACCTCACCGGGCACCCTGAAGGTGAGCCCGTGAAGGGAGCGGTCCCACTGACAGATATCTGCACCGGCCTCCACGCATACGGAGCTATACTGACTGCCCTGTACCATAGACAAAAGACTGGAAAGGGACAGAGGATTGACTGCAACCTTCTTTCTACACAGATTAATGTTTTAATCAATCTGGCAACCACATACCTGAACTGTGGGATTGAGGGCCAGCGCTGGGGCACGGCTCATGCCAGCATTGTCCCATACCAAGCCTTCAAGACCAAAGATGGATACTTAGTTTTGGGGACCGGATCTAATGCACAATTCAAAGATCTGTGCAAGTTAATTAATAGAGAAGATCTAGTTGATGATGCCAGATTCAAAACCAACTCTGACAGAGTGGCAAATCGCGTGGAGCTAATCAAAATTATTAGTGACATTATTGTGACAAAAACTAAGAAAGAATGGTCAGACATATTCCACAAAGCGTCTTTCCCGAATGGTCCAGTGAATACATTGAGGGAAGTGTTTGAGGACGAGCATGTGAAGGAGATAGGGCTGGTGAAGGAGCTGGCGCACCCGCTGGCGGGGGTGGTGCGGGTGGCGGGGCCGCCCACGACCTACAGCGAGGGGGGGAACGAGGTGCGCACCGCCCCCCCACTGCTCGGCCAACACACCAGAGAAATACTCTCAGAGTTCCTCGGATATGGCAGCAAGAGAATAGACGATCTGTACAGCAACAAAGTGGTGCGATGA